Proteins encoded in a region of the Larimichthys crocea isolate SSNF chromosome XVI, L_crocea_2.0, whole genome shotgun sequence genome:
- the LOC104926896 gene encoding sesquipedalian-1 translates to MKLNEKIVTYFESCNSPIDKEGYLYKKGEIKSSYQKRWFVLKGNLLFYKDRPADRDLTGVIVLEGCTVQLCESEEQFAFSLVWSEPGLRTYKFAAEDQASQESWIKALLSANHNYLALLMMDLEKKYKDALGEFSSEPANPFVMPNFNTAEAGYPAASLNAQSSALPSYLAPGVGAGPGLSSNPMLQAPTVSSKSASKRSPKLWPKRNANVVPINTPAPPLGEWSGVCFSTREEFSKLHEDFGKEVKELIADWSKRGRDDEVVQEENLIDFG, encoded by the exons ATGAAGCTTAATGAAAAGATTGTCACATATTTTGAATCTTGTAACTCACCAATAGACAAAGAGGGTTACCTGTACAAGAAG GGTGAGATAAAGTCTTCCTATCAGAAGCGTTGGTTCGTGCTAAAGGGCAACCTCCTCTTCTACAAGGACCGGCCAGCTGACCGGGACCTGACAGGAGTGATTGTTCTGGAGGGCTGCACGGTCCAGCTGTGCGAGTCCGAGGAGCAGTTCGCCTTCTCGCTTGTGTGGAGCGAACCAGGGCTGCGAACGTACAAGTTTGCCGCTGAGGACCAGGCAAGTCAGGAGAGCTGGATTAAAGCCctgctgtcagccaatcacaattACCTGGCCCTGCTAATGATGGATCTAGAGAAGAAGTACAAAG ATGCATTAGGTGAGTTCTCCAGCGAACCAGCCAACCCTTTCGTCATGCCAAATTTCAACACAGCAGAAGCGGGATATCCTGCAGCCTCTTTGAACGCACAAAGTTCAGCACTCCCTTCGTATTTAGCACCGGGTGTAGGAGCAGGACCTGGTTTGAGCTCCAATCCGATGCTTCAAGCTCCAACAGTTTCATCCAAATCAGCCAGTAAAAGATCACCCAAACTGTGGCCCAAGAGGAATGCAAATGTGGTGCCTATTAACACCCCTGCTCCGCCTTTGGGGGAGTGGTCAGGGGTCTGTTTCAGCACCAGGGAGGAATTTAGCAAATTGCACGAAGATTttggaaaagaggtgaaggaACTGATTGCTGATTGGTCAAAGAGGGGACGAGACGATGAAGTTGTTCAGGAAGAAAACTTAATAGATTTTGGATGA